The genomic DNA CAAGTATTTAAAAGGGGTGTAAGAATTATGAAAGCATTAGAATTTTTGAACAAGGCACGAGTTTATTATTTAGCAACAGTTGATGAGAACAATCAAGCACATGTGCGTCCTTTAGGATTTGTTATGGAATACAATGGTAAACTTACATTTTGCACATCTAATCAAAAGGATATGTTTAAGCAACTTATTTTTAATCCAAAGGTTGAACTTTGTTGTATAGACCAAAACCTTAATACTCTACGTATTTTAGGTGAAGCAGTATTTGTTACATCAAAAGAAACACAAGCTAAGGCACTTGAAATAATGCCAAGTTTAGGTCAGATGTACTCTGTAGGAGATGGTAAGTTTGAAATATTCTCTATTGATAAGGCAAAAGTTAGTTGTTGTTCAATGAGTGGTAAAAAGATTGATGTAGAGCTTTAA from Clostridioides difficile ATCC 9689 = DSM 1296 includes the following:
- a CDS encoding pyridoxamine 5'-phosphate oxidase family protein; the protein is MKALEFLNKARVYYLATVDENNQAHVRPLGFVMEYNGKLTFCTSNQKDMFKQLIFNPKVELCCIDQNLNTLRILGEAVFVTSKETQAKALEIMPSLGQMYSVGDGKFEIFSIDKAKVSCCSMSGKKIDVEL